The genomic stretch GTGAACTTGCCGTTCACCGGCCACATGCGCGCGATGTCGCTGGTGTAGTAACGGTAATCCGGCGCATAATCCATCAACACAAGATCGCCGTCTTGCAACGCATCGCTGTTGTGAAAATAATGCCCGAGCCAGGCATTCGCGCCGCCGGCCGTGATCGAAGGGTAACCTTCGCGGCGGGCGCCGTTGATTTGAAAAATGTAGCGCGCGGCAGCATCGAGTTGATATTCATAAACTCCCGGCGCGCTGCAGCGCATCGCCTCCATCAGCCCCAAGCCGGCAAGCTGCGTGGCGCGGCGAATCAATGCAATTTCGCGCGGGCTTTTGATCAAACGCATCTCATCCAAAAGCGGTGAAAGATCGCGTATTTCAAATTGCGGATAGCGTGTGCGCAGCAGATGAATAAAATGGCCCTCGCGCGTCGGCCGGCCGTCCCACGGATCCGCGGCGATGCCGGCGTTGCCGCTCAGCGATTCATCACGGCTGTCCGCTTCGGTTTCAGAGGGACTGAACGGCGTGTAAATTGCCGGCGCGGGCAAACGCACAAGACTGCTCCAGATCCAATCGCGCGGCATCATTTCCAGCGGACGCACCGCGTCGATGCCGGTGAGTTGTTTGACTAAATCCGCATCTTCCGCGGATAATACTTTGCCTTCATTGCGTTCGCGTTGTTCGTCGCGATGAGGGAGATAAAGCGTCGTTTTGCGG from Cytophagia bacterium CHB2 encodes the following:
- a CDS encoding aminopeptidase P family protein, yielding MRVRQIFSPKFARSFARGSKRNREQTVKTLRRWLLYVGLWPFFLLAQERVRYQTDFPPEEFAARRAKIFEKIGERALAVIQGAPAVNGFKVFRQSNEFYYLCGIETPHAYLLLDGRTRKTTLYLPHRDEQRERNEGKVLSAEDADLVKQLTGIDAVRPLEMMPRDWIWSSLVRLPAPAIYTPFSPSETEADSRDESLSGNAGIAADPWDGRPTREGHFIHLLRTRYPQFEIRDLSPLLDEMRLIKSPREIALIRRATQLAGLGLMEAMRCSAPGVYEYQLDAAARYIFQINGARREGYPSITAGGANAWLGHYFHNSDALQDGDLVLMDYAPDYRYYTSDIARMWPVNGKFT